The Falsibacillus pallidus nucleotide sequence TTGGAGAGGAGCGATCTCATGCTTGCTGAACTAAAAGGATTAAACGAAGAGTGCGGGATATTCGGCGTTTGGGGACATGAAAAGGCAGCACAGCTGACCTATTACGGTTTGCACAGCCTTCAGCACCGCGGACAGGAAGGGACAGGGATTGTCGTCTCTGACGGCCATGCGCTGCAAGGGCTGAAAGGGGAAGGCCTTGTCACGGAAGTATTCAAGCAGGATAAACTCGATGAATTAAATGGGCATGCGGCCATCGGCCATGTGCGCTATGCGACAGCAGGCGGCGGCGGATATGAAAACGTGCAGCCCCTTCTTTTCAACTCCCAGGAAGGCGGCCTCGCGCTTGCCCACAACGGAAACCTGGTCAATGCGAATGCATTGAAACACCAGCTCGAAAGACAGGGAAGCATTTTTCAGACCAGCTCTGATACAGAGGTCCTCGCGCATTTAATCAAGCGAAGCGGCTATATTTCAATGAAAGAGCGGGTCAAGAATGCCCTTTCCATGCTGAAGGGAGCCTATGCCTTTTTAGTGATGACAGAGACGGAATTGATGATTGCACTTGATCCGAATGGGCTCAGGCCGCTATCTATCGGCATGATTGGGGATGCTTATTGTGTGGCATCGGAAACGTGCGCATTTGACGTAGTGGGCGCTGAATTCATCCGTGATGTTCAGCCAGGCGAGCTGATCACCTTGAGTGATGAAGGGATTCAATCGGAGCCATTCACGTTTTCAACTCAAAAAGCAATCTGTACGATGGAATACATTTATTTCTCCCGTCCGGACAGCAATATCCACGGAATCAACATCCATACAGCACGCAAAAATCTCGGGAAGAGGCTTGCGATGGAAACACAGATTGAAGCGGATGTTGTGACGGGCGTTCCGGATTCGAGCATCTCTGCAGCGATCGGATACGCGGAAGCATCAGGGATTCCGTATGAACTTGGACTGATCAAGAATCGATACGTAGGAAGAACGTTCATTCAGCCGTCTCAAGCGCTGAGGGAGCAAGGCGTGAAAATGAAGCTTTCCCCGGTAAGGGGCGTCGTTGAAGGGAAGCGGGTCATCATGGTCGATGATTCCATCGTAAGGGGAACGACAAGCAGGCGGATCGTATCCATGCTGAAGGCTGCTGGTGCGAAGGAAGTTCATGTCTGCATCAGTTCACCGCCGATCAAGAATCCTTGCTACTACGGAATCGATACGTCCACCCATGAAGAATTGATTGCGTCTGCCCACAGCGTCGAACAGATAAGGGACATCATCGGGGCTGATTCATTGACATTCCTTAGTGTGGAGGGAACGATCGCAGGCATCGGACGGAAAGAAGAAGGCGAAACATGCGGCCAGTGCATGGCATGCTTTACGGGGAAATATCCGACTGAAATCTACCCTGACACATTATTGCCGCACGAAAAAGAACTTGTTCGATAAGGGAGGAACCGACTATGGCAAATGCATACCGTCAAGCGGGCGTAGATATTGATGCTGGCTACGAGACAGTGGAGAGAATCAAAAAGCATGTGGCAAGAACGAACAGACTGGGAGTCATGGGGGCCATCGGGGGATTCGGCGGAATGTTCGACCTATCTGCCCTCGGACTTAAGGAGCCTGTGCTCATCTCTGGGACAGATGGAGTGGGCACGAAGCTGAAGCTCGCTTTCATGGCTGATAAGCATGATACGATCGGGATCGATTGTGTGGCTATGTGCGTGAATGACATTGTGGCACAAGGAGCAGAACCGCTTTACTTCCTGGATTACATCGCTTGCGGAAAAGCTGTACCCGAAAAATTGGAGGCTGTCGTTAAAGGCATTGCAGACGGATGCGAGCAGGCAGGCTGTGCGCTGATCGGCGGAGAAACAGCGGAAATGCCTGGGATGTATGCAGAGGACGAATATGACCTCGCTGGTTTTACCGTCGGGGCTTGTGAAAAGAGCCAAATCGTCACAGGTGAGGCCATTCAATCCGGCGACATACTGATCGGACTTGCATCAAGCGGAATTCACAGCAACGGCTATTCACTTGTCAGGAAGATCTTCTTTGAACAAAACAGCTTCAGTTTTGATCAAAAAGTATCCGGTCTTGAAAAGAGCCTGGCGCAAGAACTGCTTGAGCCGACCAAAATCTATGTGAAGCCGGTGTTGTCTGTGTTGAAGCAATACCCGGTTCATGGAATGGCGCATATCACAGGCGGGGGCTTTATCGAAAACATCCCTCGCATGCTGCCGGAAGGCCTTGGTGCAGAAATCAAGTTAGATTCATGGCCGATTCTTCCTGTATTTAACGCACTTGAGCAGGACGGAAATTTGGATCGGGAAGAAATGTTCAACATTTTTAACATGGGCATTGGATTTATTATGGCTGTTCCAAGAGAGAATGCAGGGGAAATCTTGGATTGTCTTAGTGATCAAGGCGAAGATGCGTATGAAATCGGGCGTGTGGTCGACGGGACAGGAGTTAATTTTCGATAATTCGGCTAAACCGGATGGGGATCTGGGGTAGTTTATAGATTACGGTCAACTTAAGGGGTATTTCAGTCAAATTATATAGATTATCGGTCAAATAAAAACGAATCTCACTAAACAGGAGGCTCAGCAGCATGAAGTTGGCAATCTTCGCTTCTGGCAATGGAAGCAACTTTCAATCGATCGTGGATGCGGTTGAAAAGGGAACTTTGCAGGCAACGGTCGATTTGCTGGTCTGCGATAAGCCGGGCGCATTTGTCATGGAAAGGGCTGCCGCAGCAGGGGTCCCGGTCTTTTCATTTTCCGCAAAGGATTATTCAGGCAAAGAAGAATACGAGCAGGAAATACTTGAGAAGCTGAAGAGCTGTGGAGTTGAATTTATCGCTTTGGCAGGGTACATGAGGCTGATTGGGAACGTCCTGTTATCTGCTTATGAAAAGCGGATCGTCAATATCCATCCATCCTTGCTTCCGGCATTTCCAGGAAAGGATGCCATCGGACAGGCTGTTGAGGCTGGAGTCAAAGTGACAGGTGCTACTATCCATTATGTTGATGCGGGGATGGACACGGGTCCGATTATTGCTCAGCAAGCGGTTGAAATCAACGACGGGGAGACGGAGAAGGACATTGCTGCGAAGATTCACGAAGTAGAGCATCAATTATATCCAAAGACGCTGCAGCAAATTTTTGAAGGATCCGGCAAAATGTTTTATCATGGTAGTACTGTAATGTGATAAAAGATATTAATGGATATTGAAGGAGTGGAAATAGATGAAGAGAGCATTAATCAGTGTTTCAGATAAAAGCGGCATCATTGAATTTGCGGAAAGCCTAGTGAAATTGGGGTATGAAATTCTCTCGACAGGCGGAACGAAAAGAGTGTTCGAAGAAAATGGCATACCTGTTACGGGTGTAGAAGAGGTCACAGGTTTTCCTGAAATTCTCGATGGCCGAGTCAAGACGCTTCATCCATCCATTCATGGAGGACTTCTTGCCAAGCTTTCTAATCCGGCGCATAAAGAACAGATTGAAAGCCAGAACATCAAGCCGATCGATCTTGTCTGCGTTAATTTATATCCATTCCAGCAAACGATCGCCAATCCGAATGTAGCATTTGAAGATGCCATTGAAAATATTGATATCGGCGGTCCTTCCATGCTGCGCTCTGCTGCGAAAAATTTTGAAACAGTTACGGTGATTGTGGATGCCGTAGATTATGATGCAGTGCTTGCAGAGCTGAATGTGAATGGGGAAACTACCTTGAAGACCCGCCAGAAGCTGTCTGCAAAGGTATTCCGCCACACGGCAGCCTATGATTCTTTCATTGCTGAATATTTGACGGAGCAGGCTGGGGAAGAACTTCCGGAGCAAGTGACGTTTACGTATGAATTGAAGCAGCCCCTGCGCTACGGAGAAAATCCTCATCAAAAAGCAGCTTTCTATGAAAAGCGCCTGGGCTCAAACTTTTCCATCGCCAAAGCACGCCAGCTTCACGGAAAAGAATTATCCTATAATAACATTCACGATGCTGATGCTGCCCTGCAGATTGTCAAAGAGTTCAATGAACCTGCTGCTGTAGCGGTCAAACATATGAATCCATGCGGAGTTGGAACAGGGGCGACTGTTGAGGATGCCTTCAGTAAGGCCTTTGCCGCAGATCCCGTCTCCATTTTCGGTGGAATTGTCGCATTCAATCGTGCAGTGGATGGAGCGACAGCAACTCGTCTTCATGAAATCTTCCTTGAAATTGTCATTGCTCCTGCTTTCTCTGATGAGGCGTTGGACATTTTGACAGCGAAGAAAAATATCCGTCTGTTGACTGTACCGTTCGATCATCAAGGAGGAGTCGAAAAAATGCTCACTTCCGTTGAAGGCGGCTTGCTTGTTCAAGACCTTGATTCCTTCAGCCTGGCTGATGCGGATGTGAAGGTTGCAACAGATCGTACGCCGACTGCTGGAGAAATGGAAGCATTGGAGCTTGCATGGAAAGTCGTGAAGCATGTGAAATCCAACGCAATTGTCGTAGCTGATAAAGATATGACGCTAGGAGTGGGAGCTGGCCAGATGAACCGTGTGGGTGCTGCTAAAATCGCCCTTGAACAAGCTGGTGAAAAAGCGAAAGGTGCTGTGCTGGCGTCTGACGCATTCTTCCCGATGGATGATACGGTGGAAGCAGCGGCAAAAGCAGGGATTACAGCCATCATTCAGCCGGGTGGATCCATCCGTGATGAAGATTCCATTAAAAAAGCAAACGAATACGGCATAGCCATGATTATGACCGGAATCAGACACTTTAAACATTAAAAGTGGAGGTGCACGCAGGATGAATGTGTTGGTGATTGGACGAGGCGGCAGGGAGCATGCCATCTGCCAAAAGCTAAGTGAAAGCCCCCGCCTGACGAAGCTTTACTGTGCCCCGGGCAACTCCGGGATCGGTGAAGCAGCGGAACTGGTGGATATCAATGAAATGAATCAGAATTCGCTCCTTCAGTTTGCCAAGGAAAAGAACATC carries:
- the purM gene encoding phosphoribosylformylglycinamidine cyclo-ligase produces the protein MANAYRQAGVDIDAGYETVERIKKHVARTNRLGVMGAIGGFGGMFDLSALGLKEPVLISGTDGVGTKLKLAFMADKHDTIGIDCVAMCVNDIVAQGAEPLYFLDYIACGKAVPEKLEAVVKGIADGCEQAGCALIGGETAEMPGMYAEDEYDLAGFTVGACEKSQIVTGEAIQSGDILIGLASSGIHSNGYSLVRKIFFEQNSFSFDQKVSGLEKSLAQELLEPTKIYVKPVLSVLKQYPVHGMAHITGGGFIENIPRMLPEGLGAEIKLDSWPILPVFNALEQDGNLDREEMFNIFNMGIGFIMAVPRENAGEILDCLSDQGEDAYEIGRVVDGTGVNFR
- the purH gene encoding bifunctional phosphoribosylaminoimidazolecarboxamide formyltransferase/IMP cyclohydrolase is translated as MKRALISVSDKSGIIEFAESLVKLGYEILSTGGTKRVFEENGIPVTGVEEVTGFPEILDGRVKTLHPSIHGGLLAKLSNPAHKEQIESQNIKPIDLVCVNLYPFQQTIANPNVAFEDAIENIDIGGPSMLRSAAKNFETVTVIVDAVDYDAVLAELNVNGETTLKTRQKLSAKVFRHTAAYDSFIAEYLTEQAGEELPEQVTFTYELKQPLRYGENPHQKAAFYEKRLGSNFSIAKARQLHGKELSYNNIHDADAALQIVKEFNEPAAVAVKHMNPCGVGTGATVEDAFSKAFAADPVSIFGGIVAFNRAVDGATATRLHEIFLEIVIAPAFSDEALDILTAKKNIRLLTVPFDHQGGVEKMLTSVEGGLLVQDLDSFSLADADVKVATDRTPTAGEMEALELAWKVVKHVKSNAIVVADKDMTLGVGAGQMNRVGAAKIALEQAGEKAKGAVLASDAFFPMDDTVEAAAKAGITAIIQPGGSIRDEDSIKKANEYGIAMIMTGIRHFKH
- the purN gene encoding phosphoribosylglycinamide formyltransferase — encoded protein: MKLAIFASGNGSNFQSIVDAVEKGTLQATVDLLVCDKPGAFVMERAAAAGVPVFSFSAKDYSGKEEYEQEILEKLKSCGVEFIALAGYMRLIGNVLLSAYEKRIVNIHPSLLPAFPGKDAIGQAVEAGVKVTGATIHYVDAGMDTGPIIAQQAVEINDGETEKDIAAKIHEVEHQLYPKTLQQIFEGSGKMFYHGSTVM
- the purF gene encoding amidophosphoribosyltransferase, producing the protein MLAELKGLNEECGIFGVWGHEKAAQLTYYGLHSLQHRGQEGTGIVVSDGHALQGLKGEGLVTEVFKQDKLDELNGHAAIGHVRYATAGGGGYENVQPLLFNSQEGGLALAHNGNLVNANALKHQLERQGSIFQTSSDTEVLAHLIKRSGYISMKERVKNALSMLKGAYAFLVMTETELMIALDPNGLRPLSIGMIGDAYCVASETCAFDVVGAEFIRDVQPGELITLSDEGIQSEPFTFSTQKAICTMEYIYFSRPDSNIHGINIHTARKNLGKRLAMETQIEADVVTGVPDSSISAAIGYAEASGIPYELGLIKNRYVGRTFIQPSQALREQGVKMKLSPVRGVVEGKRVIMVDDSIVRGTTSRRIVSMLKAAGAKEVHVCISSPPIKNPCYYGIDTSTHEELIASAHSVEQIRDIIGADSLTFLSVEGTIAGIGRKEEGETCGQCMACFTGKYPTEIYPDTLLPHEKELVR